Part of the Georgenia sp. TF02-10 genome, TGTGTGTTCCACTCGTGGCCAGCGCCGGGGACGACCTGGAGCTCGGCGCCAGGGATCGCGGAGGCGAGCTGACGCGCGGCTGGCAGGTTGGGGCGGTCCTTGCTTCCGCACAGGACGAGCGTCGGGACGGCGATCCGGGGCAGCTCGGGCCGGAAGTCCGTTGCGCCGAGCACTCCCAGTACGTCGAGCAGAGTTTGCCGGCTCATACCCGGTGGGGCGACGAATCGCTCCGGGAGGATCCGCATGATCACGTTCTGGATGCCCATGAGCAGGCGGTTCGGATGCGCCTGTCCGGCGGAGAGCGTGAGCGAGGCTGTGCGCTCCGGGTAGTCGAGTGCGAACCGGGTGGCGACCATCGCCCCGAGTGACAGACCGCACAGATGCGCCGCTGCAATGCCGCGACGGTCGAGCTCATCCCCCAGCGAACGGGCGGCCTGGACCAAGGAGAACGGCACGTCGTCTGCGTCATGCAGACCGGAAATCGGCGGAGCGATGCCCTCCATGCCGGGAGGCAGGGCTTGCAGCTGCGCACCCCAGGAATCGGGACCGACGCCGAGGCCGTGCAGGAACACCACGATCCTTGCCGTCGTCTCGCTCACAGCTCCGATAGTAGGGACATGGCAGCGAGCTGAGCGGCAAGAACGCGTTCCTGATCAGTCAGGAGCATCCCGTGATCGACATCGACCCAGCTCGTCTGGGCTTTCCGCGCGTCCGCGCGTCCGCGCGAACGGGCCCAACCGGCACCTGCCCTGGGTGGCAAGGTCGGTGCCCTTGGGTCCGGGGGGCGGTGATCATCTGCACGGCGGTGACGCCCATCAACTCACCGGACGGGTTCCTGCGTCCGCGTCGAGGAGCCCGGCGAGCGCCCGGAGCCGGGCCTCGCAGCCGGTGACGATGTCGGCCACGATCTGCGCGGCCGGCCGGATCTCGGTGAAGGTGCCCACGACCTGGCCGACGAAGAATGACTCCAGCTCGCGGGCCCGTTCGTCCCCGCGCTCGGCGGCGGCGTCGATCCGCTCCCACGCCTCACGCACCAGCACGGACTGCCACGGCATCGGCAGGGGGCGGGGCGCGCCGGGCCGGTCCCACTCCGCCAGCCAGGCCGAGCGCAGCTGCCGGGCCGGCTTGCCGGTGCGGGTGGTGGAGATGGTGGTGTCGGTGCTGCGCGCGGCCAGCAGCTTGGCCTTGATGACGTCGCTGACCGGGTCCTCGTGGCTGGCCAACCACACCGACCCGGCCCAGCCGCCGGACGCGCCGAGGGCCAGGGCCGCGGCGAGCTGGCGGCCGGTGGCGATCCCGCCGGCCGCGAGCACCGGGACGTCGCCGGCGACGTCGACCACCTCCGGGGTGAGCACCATGGTGGCGACCGAGCCCGTGTGCCCGCCGCCCTCGGTGCCCTGGGCGACTAGCAGGTCGGCGCCGGCGGCGAGGTGCCGGCGGGCGTGCTCCGCGGTGCCGACCAGCCCGGCGACGGCGACGCCGGCCGCCCGGGCCCGGGTCACCAGCTGCGGCGGCGCCGTGCCCAGGGCGTTCGCCACGAGCGCGGGCCGGTGCGCGAAGGTGACGTCGAGCAGCCCGGCCACGGTCTCCGGCGCAGTGTGCGTCTGCAGGCTCAGGTCGATCCGGCCGGTACGGTCCAGCTCGCCGGTAAGCGGCGGGATGCCGTACCGATCCAGCAGCTCGGCGACGAAGGCGCGGTGCTCGTCCGGAACGCCGGCCGCCGTCGCCCCGGACCCGGATGCCGGTGGCCCCGTCCCGCCCGGCCCGTCCGTGGCGGCCGGCGGGCCGGCGGGGACCAGCAGGTCCACCCCGTAGGGCAGCCCGGCCAGCTGGTCCTCGATCCAGGTCAGCCGGGCGTCGAGCTGGTCCGGCGTGTACATGGTGGCGCCCAGGACGCCGAGCCCGCCGGCCCGGGAGACCTCGACCACCACCTCCGGTGAGCGGCTGAAGCCCGCGAGGGGATGCCGCGCGCCGACCATCTCGGTGAATGCCGTCCTCATGCCGCCTCCACGGTGAACAGCGCCTGACCGACCTCGACCTGGTCCCCCACGGCGACGTCCACCGTCACCGTGCCCGCGCGCGGCGCGGTCAGGGGCATCTCCATCTTCATCGCCTCGAGCACGCCGAGGACCTGCCCGGGCCGCACGGACTCCCCGGCCCGCACGCTCACCCCGCGGACCACCCCGGGCATCGGGGCCCGGACCGGTCCGTCCGGCGGGGCCGCGGCGGCCGCGGCGAGGGGGTCGGGCCGGGTCCAGGTCCGCGCCTCGCCCTCGTGGACCACGGTCACCCCTGCCGCGTCCACCTCTGCGGTGCAGAGGTGGGTGACGCCGTCGATCTCCAGGTGCAGCCACCCGGCCGGAGCAGAAAGCGGACGGACCCGCCGACGGCGGCCGGCGCGCTCGCCGTGCCCGCTCCCCCCGTCGGCGCGCTCCCCGTTCGTGCTCGCCCCAGGCCCGCTCGCCCCGGCGGCGTGCGCCCCGTCGGCAGGCTCCCCACCGCTGCGCTTCCCGTCGGGGCGCTCCCCGTCGCCGGTCGCCCCGCCGTCGGTCTCCATCACCAGCCCACCGGCCCGGTCCACCACGAGCTCGTACCGGCCGCCGTCGCCGTCGACCAGCGCGACCACCCGGGGCGCCGCCGGCCCGCCCAGCCGCCACCCGTCCCCGACGCCGAACGGGTGGCCCGGCCGGTCCCCCGGCCCTGGGCCGGCCAGCACCCAGGCGGCCACGCACCGGGCGACGTCGCCGCCGCCCGGCGGGAAGGGGTCGGGGTGCCGGCCGAGCCAGCCGGTGTCGATCTCGGCGTCGGCGAAGGCGGCCGAGGCCAGCAGGCGGCGCAGGAAGCCGGTGTTGGTGGTCAGCCCGACGACGGCGGTCGCGTCCAGGGCGGCCAGGAGCCGGCGGCGGGCGGCCTCGCGGGTGGGGCCGTGGGCGATGAGCTTGCCGAGCAGCGGGTCGTACCAGGGCCCCACCTCCTGGCCGTCCTCGAGCGCCGCCTCGACGCGGACGCCCTCGGGCCAGCGCACGGTCCGGGCCGTGCCGGCCTGCGGCAGGTGCTGGCGGTCCTCGGCGTAGACCCGCACCTCGATCGCGTGCCCGGTGGTCGTCACGTCATCCTGGGTCAGCGGCAGCGGCGCGCCCTGGGC contains:
- a CDS encoding alpha/beta fold hydrolase, which codes for MSETTARIVVFLHGLGVGPDSWGAQLQALPPGMEGIAPPISGLHDADDVPFSLVQAARSLGDELDRRGIAAAHLCGLSLGAMVATRFALDYPERTASLTLSAGQAHPNRLLMGIQNVIMRILPERFVAPPGMSRQTLLDVLGVLGATDFRPELPRIAVPTLVLCGSKDRPNLPAARQLASAIPGAELQVVPGAGHEWNTQLPQEFSARLNEFLSRQVA
- a CDS encoding nitronate monooxygenase family protein; protein product: MRTAFTEMVGARHPLAGFSRSPEVVVEVSRAGGLGVLGATMYTPDQLDARLTWIEDQLAGLPYGVDLLVPAGPPAATDGPGGTGPPASGSGATAAGVPDEHRAFVAELLDRYGIPPLTGELDRTGRIDLSLQTHTAPETVAGLLDVTFAHRPALVANALGTAPPQLVTRARAAGVAVAGLVGTAEHARRHLAAGADLLVAQGTEGGGHTGSVATMVLTPEVVDVAGDVPVLAAGGIATGRQLAAALALGASGGWAGSVWLASHEDPVSDVIKAKLLAARSTDTTISTTRTGKPARQLRSAWLAEWDRPGAPRPLPMPWQSVLVREAWERIDAAAERGDERARELESFFVGQVVGTFTEIRPAAQIVADIVTGCEARLRALAGLLDADAGTRPVS
- a CDS encoding biotin carboxylase N-terminal domain-containing protein, translated to MFATVLVANRGEIALRVIRAARAAGLRTVAVYSDADAHAPHVRAADAAARLGPAPAAESYLSVPALLAAARATGADAVHPGYGFLAEDAGFARACTEAGLVWIGPPAEVVARMGRKDLAREVARAAGVPVLPAVGDGGDAEDADLARRAAAEVGLPLLVKATAGGGGKGMRVVTAAADLPAALAAARREAAAAFGDDRVLIERYVPRGRHVEVQVLADAHGHVLHLGERDCSVQRRYQKVVEEAPAPTISPALRARLTDAAVRLARAVGYVGLGTVEFLVAGEEAYFLEMNTRLQVEHPVTEAVTGLDLVALQLAVAQGAPLPLTQDDVTTTGHAIEVRVYAEDRQHLPQAGTARTVRWPEGVRVEAALEDGQEVGPWYDPLLGKLIAHGPTREAARRRLLAALDATAVVGLTTNTGFLRRLLASAAFADAEIDTGWLGRHPDPFPPGGGDVARCVAAWVLAGPGPGDRPGHPFGVGDGWRLGGPAAPRVVALVDGDGGRYELVVDRAGGLVMETDGGATGDGERPDGKRSGGEPADGAHAAGASGPGASTNGERADGGSGHGERAGRRRRVRPLSAPAGWLHLEIDGVTHLCTAEVDAAGVTVVHEGEARTWTRPDPLAAAAAAPPDGPVRAPMPGVVRGVSVRAGESVRPGQVLGVLEAMKMEMPLTAPRAGTVTVDVAVGDQVEVGQALFTVEAA